Proteins from one Antennarius striatus isolate MH-2024 chromosome 12, ASM4005453v1, whole genome shotgun sequence genomic window:
- the gmppaa gene encoding mannose-1-phosphate guanyltransferase alpha-A isoform X2, whose amino-acid sequence MLKAVILIGGAQKGTRFRPLSFEVPKPLFPIAGVPMLQHHIEACAKVPNLKEILLIGFYQPNEELTRFMFNAQHEFKISVRYLQEYAALGTGGGIYHFRDQIVSGNPEAFFVMNADVCAAFPLTEMLSFQKEHGEPSSFVILGTTSNRQQSMNYGCIVENEKTNEVLHYVEKPSTFVSDIINCGIYLFNAHIFQHIGTVFQKNQQDMLLDEPTNGWHRAETIRLEQDIFTTLAGQGKLYVYKTLSFWSQIKSAGSTIYASRLYLNQYHTTHPERLAASTEGGAKIKGNVYIHPTANIDPTAVLGPNVSVGPGVTIGAGVRVRESIILHGATLQDHCCVLNSIVGWGSTIGKWSRVEGTPSDPNPNDPYAKIDSETLFREGKLTPSITILGCNVTIPCEVIILNSIVLPHKDLNRSFKNQIIL is encoded by the exons ATGTTGAAAGCGGTTATTTTAATTGGGGGCGCACAGAAAG GCACAAGGTTTAGGCCACTGTCGTTTGAAGTTCCCAAACCTTTGTTCCCAATAGCTGGCGTTCCAATGCTGCAGCATCACATTGAAGCATGTGCTAAG GTGCCAAATTTGAAGGAGATTTTGCTCATCGGCTTTTATCAGCCAAATGAAGAACTGACCAGATTCATGTTCAATGCACAGCATGAGTTCAAGATTTCAGTCAG GTACCTCCAGGAGTACGCAGCTCTGGGCACCGGAGGGGGCATCTATCACTTCAGAGATCAGATTGTCTCTGGCAATCCAGAAGCTTTTTTTGTAATGAATGCTGATGTCTGCGCAGCTTTTCCTCTCACAGAGATGCTCAGCTTCCAGAAGGAACATGGAGAACCAAGCAGCTTTGTTATACTTGGAACAACG TCCAACAGACAACAATCCATGAATTATGGCTGTATTGTCGAAAACGAGAAAACAAATGAG gttttgcATTATGTGGAAAAGCCAAGCACGTTCGTGAGCGACATCATAAACTGTGGCATATACCTGTTTAACGCACACATCTTTCAGCACATTGGGACCGTCTTTCAGAAAAATCAACAGGACATGTTGCT AGATGAGCCAACCAATGGCTGGCACCGAGCAGAGACCATCAGGTTGGAGCAGGACATTTTCACCACCTTAGCAGGACAAGGCAAACTCTATGTATATAAAACCCTCAGCTTCTGGAGCCAGATTAAATCTGCAGG gTCTACAATTTATGCTAGTCGATTGTACCTCAACCAGTATCACACGACTCATCCCGAAAGACTGGCCGCAAGTACGGAGGGAGGAGCCAAAATAAAGG GTAACGTCTACATTCATCCTACAGCTAACATTGACCCCACTGCTGTG CTGGGACCCAATGTCTCTGTTGGCCCTGGAGTGACCATTGGTGCTGGTGTGAGAGTTCGAGAGTCCATTATCCTCCATGGTGCCACATTACAG GACCATTGCTGTGTTTTGAACAGCATTGTGGGATGGGGCAGCACCATTGGGAAGTGGTCGAGGGTAGAAGGAACCCCAAGTGACCCAAACCCCAATGATCCCTACGCAAAGATTGACAGCGAGACCCTCTTCAGAGAGGGGAAACTCACACCATCCATTACCATTCTGG GCTGTAACGTGACCATCCCCTGTGAGGTGATTATACTCAACTCCATCGTCCTCCCACACAAAGATCTCAACCGCAGCTTCAAAAACCAAATTATTCTCTAG
- the gmppaa gene encoding mannose-1-phosphate guanyltransferase alpha-A isoform X1, with product MLKAVILIGGAQKGTRFRPLSFEVPKPLFPIAGVPMLQHHIEACAKVPNLKEILLIGFYQPNEELTRFMFNAQHEFKISVRYLQEYAALGTGGGIYHFRDQIVSGNPEAFFVMNADVCAAFPLTEMLSFQKEHGEPSSFVILGTTSNRQQSMNYGCIVENEKTNEVLHYVEKPSTFVSDIINCGIYLFNAHIFQHIGTVFQKNQQDMLLYPYDGDEPTNGWHRAETIRLEQDIFTTLAGQGKLYVYKTLSFWSQIKSAGSTIYASRLYLNQYHTTHPERLAASTEGGAKIKGNVYIHPTANIDPTAVLGPNVSVGPGVTIGAGVRVRESIILHGATLQDHCCVLNSIVGWGSTIGKWSRVEGTPSDPNPNDPYAKIDSETLFREGKLTPSITILGCNVTIPCEVIILNSIVLPHKDLNRSFKNQIIL from the exons ATGTTGAAAGCGGTTATTTTAATTGGGGGCGCACAGAAAG GCACAAGGTTTAGGCCACTGTCGTTTGAAGTTCCCAAACCTTTGTTCCCAATAGCTGGCGTTCCAATGCTGCAGCATCACATTGAAGCATGTGCTAAG GTGCCAAATTTGAAGGAGATTTTGCTCATCGGCTTTTATCAGCCAAATGAAGAACTGACCAGATTCATGTTCAATGCACAGCATGAGTTCAAGATTTCAGTCAG GTACCTCCAGGAGTACGCAGCTCTGGGCACCGGAGGGGGCATCTATCACTTCAGAGATCAGATTGTCTCTGGCAATCCAGAAGCTTTTTTTGTAATGAATGCTGATGTCTGCGCAGCTTTTCCTCTCACAGAGATGCTCAGCTTCCAGAAGGAACATGGAGAACCAAGCAGCTTTGTTATACTTGGAACAACG TCCAACAGACAACAATCCATGAATTATGGCTGTATTGTCGAAAACGAGAAAACAAATGAG gttttgcATTATGTGGAAAAGCCAAGCACGTTCGTGAGCGACATCATAAACTGTGGCATATACCTGTTTAACGCACACATCTTTCAGCACATTGGGACCGTCTTTCAGAAAAATCAACAGGACATGTTGCT ATATCCATACGATGG AGATGAGCCAACCAATGGCTGGCACCGAGCAGAGACCATCAGGTTGGAGCAGGACATTTTCACCACCTTAGCAGGACAAGGCAAACTCTATGTATATAAAACCCTCAGCTTCTGGAGCCAGATTAAATCTGCAGG gTCTACAATTTATGCTAGTCGATTGTACCTCAACCAGTATCACACGACTCATCCCGAAAGACTGGCCGCAAGTACGGAGGGAGGAGCCAAAATAAAGG GTAACGTCTACATTCATCCTACAGCTAACATTGACCCCACTGCTGTG CTGGGACCCAATGTCTCTGTTGGCCCTGGAGTGACCATTGGTGCTGGTGTGAGAGTTCGAGAGTCCATTATCCTCCATGGTGCCACATTACAG GACCATTGCTGTGTTTTGAACAGCATTGTGGGATGGGGCAGCACCATTGGGAAGTGGTCGAGGGTAGAAGGAACCCCAAGTGACCCAAACCCCAATGATCCCTACGCAAAGATTGACAGCGAGACCCTCTTCAGAGAGGGGAAACTCACACCATCCATTACCATTCTGG GCTGTAACGTGACCATCCCCTGTGAGGTGATTATACTCAACTCCATCGTCCTCCCACACAAAGATCTCAACCGCAGCTTCAAAAACCAAATTATTCTCTAG